One Oncorhynchus kisutch isolate 150728-3 linkage group LG13, Okis_V2, whole genome shotgun sequence DNA window includes the following coding sequences:
- the LOC109902113 gene encoding lipolysis-stimulated lipoprotein receptor-like isoform X1, which produces MFLTFVVTVLMATGSTMAISVQCPVKRYVVILFQPVTLTCNFQTSSTQPPVITWRYKSYCRDPIQAALNPSSADNILSQNNPNYNANIECADNLRTVRIVASKQGSAVTLGLEYQGRKVSILNNADLNLAQTAWGDSGVYVCSVVSSQDLTGNSEDYTELIVLERKSNTTDLLPEIDLLVMEDWLLVVLVVFGFLLLLLLIAICWCQCCPHTCCCYISCPCCPEKCCCPRALYEAGKAVKSGIPSHYAPTLYAPSMYPQPPYGGGMQQPGIPMLPLPQGMGGPPLHPNGYGREYDRASSVGQGSQVPLLHDQDSGAGDQTRSGYRIQVDPDGNATRAIYYMERQLANLDPTRAGDAGGKYNRLDGGMSEMSSLHDDPRGRGGGRSQAPPLATVYDQDEAMSTISSVSAHGQRGRDDYQRRGGGPSPHMGAQGRARSMDNLDDIARRDRYPRDPRDPRDDYPPQRRDGGGGARDRRGSDVDFSSRGGYDRGRNFDDRRRREPSPDDRRRGGSPVSGLQGRRSRDDLMAIERDRERGGGRGGGRDAYDDSFLREAMEKKHLGEQQRARSRERLDSDSERSDRGRAPRGPPPLPMSPPSAYPVHRYDDNYPAPPPPPYISDDESLTSCKKSNLRKNGAVSRESLVV; this is translated from the exons ATGTTCCTGACTTTCGTCGTGACCGTCCTTATGGCAACAG GCTCCACTATGGCCATCTCTGTCCAGTGTCCTGTCAAGAGGTATGTGGTCATCCTGTTCCAGCCAGTCACGCTCACCTGCAACTTCCAGACGTCTTCCACGCAGCCGCCCGTCATCACCTGGAGGTACAAGTCCTACTGCAGGGACCCCATCCAGGCAGCCCTGAACCCCAGCAGTGCTGACAACATCCTGTCCCAGAACAACCCTAACTACAACGCCAACATTGAGTGTGCCGACAACTTGCGGACGGTGCGCATCGTGGCCTCCAAGCAGGGCAGTGCAGTTACTCTGGGCCTGGAGTACCAGGGGCGCAAAGTCAGCATCTTGAACA ATGCAGACCTGAACCTTGCCCAGACGGCGTGGGGAGACAGCGGCGTGTACGTGTGCTCTGTGGTGTCTTCTCAGGATCTGACAGGAAACAGCGAGGACTACACAGAGCTCATAGTGCTGG AGAGAAAGTCAAATACCACTGATCTCCTGCCTGAGATTGACTTACTGGTTATGGAAG ACTGGTTGTTGGTGGTACTGGTAGTGTTTGGCTtcctgctgctgttgctcctcATAGCGATCTGCTGGTGCCAGTGCTGCCCCCACACCTGCTGCTGCTACATCAGCTGCCCCTGCTGCCCTGAGAAATGCTGCTGCCCACGGGCAC TGTACGAAGCAGGCAAGGCGGTGAAGTCGGGCATCCCCAGCCACTACGCCCCCACGCTCTATGCTCCCAGCATGTACCCCCAGCCACCCTACGGAGGGGGCATGCAACAGCCCGGCATACCCATGCTGCCCCTGCCCCAGGGAATGGGTGGCCCCCCACTGCACCCCAACGGCTACGGACGGGAGTACGACAGAGCCAGCTCAG TTGGACAAGGCTCCCAGGTGCCTTTGCTGCATGACCAGGACAGTGGCGCAGGAGACCAAA CTCGGAGTGGCTACCGTATCCAGGTGGACCCAGATGGGAACGCAACGCGGGCCATCTACTACATGGAGAGACAGCTAGCCAACCTGGACCCCACACGGGCTGGTGATGCCGGTGGGAAGTACAACCGCT tGGATGGGGGGATGAGCGAGATGAGCTCCCTACACGATGACCCCCGGGGCCGTGGCGGCGGCCGCTCCCAGGCCCCGCCCCTCGCCACCGTGTACGACCAGGACGAGGCCATGAGCACCATCAGCAGCGTGTCCGCGCACGGCCAGCGGGGGCGTGATGACTACCAGCGGCGAGGAGGTGGGCCCTCCCCCCACATGGGGGCCCAGGGACGCGCTCGCTCCATGGACAATCTGGATGACATCGCCCGCCGAGACCGCTACCCCAGAGACCCCCGGGATCCCCGCGACGACTACCCTCCCCAACGCCGTgacggaggaggaggagccaGAGATCGCAGAGG CTCGGATGTTGACTTTAGCAGCCGCGGAGGCTACGACCGCGGCCGTAACTTTGACGACCGCAGACGGCGCGAGCCCTCCCCTGACGACCGTCGCCGCGGAGGCAGCCCGGTCAGCGGTCTCCAGGGGAGACGTAGCCGTGATGACCTGATGGCCATCGAACGTGATCGGGAGCGTGGTGGCGGCCGTGGCGGTGGGCGGGACGCCTACGATGATAGCTTTCTGCGGGAAGCCATGGAGAAGAAGCATCTAGGCGAGCAGCAGAGGGCGAGGAGCCGCGAGCGCCTGGACAGCGACAGCGAGCGCTCGGACCGAGGCAGGGCCCCCCGCGGACCCCCTCCACTCCCCATGTCCCCGCCCTCCGCCTACCCCGTCCATCGCTACGATGACAACTACCCAGCCCCTCCCCCGCCCCCCTACATTAGTGATGACGAGAGCTTGACGTCCTGCAAGAAGAGCAACCTGCGCAAG AATGGAGCCGTGAGTCGGGAGAGTCTGGTGGTGTGA
- the LOC109902113 gene encoding lipolysis-stimulated lipoprotein receptor-like isoform X2 — protein sequence MFLTFVVTVLMATGSTMAISVQCPVKRYVVILFQPVTLTCNFQTSSTQPPVITWRYKSYCRDPIQAALNPSSADNILSQNNPNYNANIECADNLRTVRIVASKQGSAVTLGLEYQGRKVSILNNADLNLAQTAWGDSGVYVCSVVSSQDLTGNSEDYTELIVLDWLLVVLVVFGFLLLLLLIAICWCQCCPHTCCCYISCPCCPEKCCCPRALYEAGKAVKSGIPSHYAPTLYAPSMYPQPPYGGGMQQPGIPMLPLPQGMGGPPLHPNGYGREYDRASSVGQGSQVPLLHDQDSGAGDQTRSGYRIQVDPDGNATRAIYYMERQLANLDPTRAGDAGGKYNRLDGGMSEMSSLHDDPRGRGGGRSQAPPLATVYDQDEAMSTISSVSAHGQRGRDDYQRRGGGPSPHMGAQGRARSMDNLDDIARRDRYPRDPRDPRDDYPPQRRDGGGGARDRRGSDVDFSSRGGYDRGRNFDDRRRREPSPDDRRRGGSPVSGLQGRRSRDDLMAIERDRERGGGRGGGRDAYDDSFLREAMEKKHLGEQQRARSRERLDSDSERSDRGRAPRGPPPLPMSPPSAYPVHRYDDNYPAPPPPPYISDDESLTSCKKSNLRKNGAVSRESLVV from the exons ATGTTCCTGACTTTCGTCGTGACCGTCCTTATGGCAACAG GCTCCACTATGGCCATCTCTGTCCAGTGTCCTGTCAAGAGGTATGTGGTCATCCTGTTCCAGCCAGTCACGCTCACCTGCAACTTCCAGACGTCTTCCACGCAGCCGCCCGTCATCACCTGGAGGTACAAGTCCTACTGCAGGGACCCCATCCAGGCAGCCCTGAACCCCAGCAGTGCTGACAACATCCTGTCCCAGAACAACCCTAACTACAACGCCAACATTGAGTGTGCCGACAACTTGCGGACGGTGCGCATCGTGGCCTCCAAGCAGGGCAGTGCAGTTACTCTGGGCCTGGAGTACCAGGGGCGCAAAGTCAGCATCTTGAACA ATGCAGACCTGAACCTTGCCCAGACGGCGTGGGGAGACAGCGGCGTGTACGTGTGCTCTGTGGTGTCTTCTCAGGATCTGACAGGAAACAGCGAGGACTACACAGAGCTCATAGTGCTGG ACTGGTTGTTGGTGGTACTGGTAGTGTTTGGCTtcctgctgctgttgctcctcATAGCGATCTGCTGGTGCCAGTGCTGCCCCCACACCTGCTGCTGCTACATCAGCTGCCCCTGCTGCCCTGAGAAATGCTGCTGCCCACGGGCAC TGTACGAAGCAGGCAAGGCGGTGAAGTCGGGCATCCCCAGCCACTACGCCCCCACGCTCTATGCTCCCAGCATGTACCCCCAGCCACCCTACGGAGGGGGCATGCAACAGCCCGGCATACCCATGCTGCCCCTGCCCCAGGGAATGGGTGGCCCCCCACTGCACCCCAACGGCTACGGACGGGAGTACGACAGAGCCAGCTCAG TTGGACAAGGCTCCCAGGTGCCTTTGCTGCATGACCAGGACAGTGGCGCAGGAGACCAAA CTCGGAGTGGCTACCGTATCCAGGTGGACCCAGATGGGAACGCAACGCGGGCCATCTACTACATGGAGAGACAGCTAGCCAACCTGGACCCCACACGGGCTGGTGATGCCGGTGGGAAGTACAACCGCT tGGATGGGGGGATGAGCGAGATGAGCTCCCTACACGATGACCCCCGGGGCCGTGGCGGCGGCCGCTCCCAGGCCCCGCCCCTCGCCACCGTGTACGACCAGGACGAGGCCATGAGCACCATCAGCAGCGTGTCCGCGCACGGCCAGCGGGGGCGTGATGACTACCAGCGGCGAGGAGGTGGGCCCTCCCCCCACATGGGGGCCCAGGGACGCGCTCGCTCCATGGACAATCTGGATGACATCGCCCGCCGAGACCGCTACCCCAGAGACCCCCGGGATCCCCGCGACGACTACCCTCCCCAACGCCGTgacggaggaggaggagccaGAGATCGCAGAGG CTCGGATGTTGACTTTAGCAGCCGCGGAGGCTACGACCGCGGCCGTAACTTTGACGACCGCAGACGGCGCGAGCCCTCCCCTGACGACCGTCGCCGCGGAGGCAGCCCGGTCAGCGGTCTCCAGGGGAGACGTAGCCGTGATGACCTGATGGCCATCGAACGTGATCGGGAGCGTGGTGGCGGCCGTGGCGGTGGGCGGGACGCCTACGATGATAGCTTTCTGCGGGAAGCCATGGAGAAGAAGCATCTAGGCGAGCAGCAGAGGGCGAGGAGCCGCGAGCGCCTGGACAGCGACAGCGAGCGCTCGGACCGAGGCAGGGCCCCCCGCGGACCCCCTCCACTCCCCATGTCCCCGCCCTCCGCCTACCCCGTCCATCGCTACGATGACAACTACCCAGCCCCTCCCCCGCCCCCCTACATTAGTGATGACGAGAGCTTGACGTCCTGCAAGAAGAGCAACCTGCGCAAG AATGGAGCCGTGAGTCGGGAGAGTCTGGTGGTGTGA